The Dreissena polymorpha isolate Duluth1 chromosome 10, UMN_Dpol_1.0, whole genome shotgun sequence genome includes a region encoding these proteins:
- the LOC127848372 gene encoding WD repeat-containing protein on Y chromosome-like has protein sequence MYDRRKSRFAGSVGFNQTTGGGGDVPKNPQFHQIQQRRLSRAPPGFGRGNLANLLKARDQILTPEQEETLDDEELFSRLQKIFDAKQEEAQTGLTIDEFKDAMRKTVGRHSTQDEIELLFMKVDANCDRVVDWDEYVTYNLIEYKEKTFMIEMLREKPFPNEIRDIESRHRDLIVKILFYPTLRKSGSVSGSIDPKAGKYMTLSKEGVLGVWSMGMRNLKYYNANHYQKRNTQPWFTDMVAMYNVNMLALTSTERDITMFDMSGKKFSMRYFLTGFDSCITAMDYWVDHRDLNNAVLMLGDQSGSVYCLKFNASLRGGLFGPVSGKKNTCKRVSFPEVIRGFSLGVKVQKFADIHNDWVNKVLYLPMVNGFLSSCQDAQTALYFGDLVGKKTPVYFKVNKGVLSFDYSQALNIIVTGGMDYFLRVWNPYVNNKAIVLLKGHTKPVNHVIINDSKNQVISIDKGRSMRVYDLRDQTCLQQISGRMINFDPFPISAVYFNPAMRTTLLAANTIAMLEKREEEDNCTETVSHIKPVVAALYSSVFDSTITACQESVVSIWDTNTGIKQMQFVNAHYTVERGVEIPVEITALCFDYNGRRLVTGARNGTVHVWNFNNGSLLQAFALPDASSVTGIVSTAHNFYVSGWGKQVYVYIDGGGEEDRKEWKMRHKEDILCITHLSPNIIATGGYDGDVFIWSRDTGQVYCRLNANESVKPVSEQIKRHTTVPAIAESEDDDVANLPSENTDKDDDGDISMRLKRKAKITGVVALLGMARRFKAPTEATPSSDDEETCEHPLLNALDSEHYSAKAPNLCTRKEYDLLCKHYESAVEKIIFLETREPLHKDTAIIVTGGAEGWIRFWSMHHDGGLLGQFNAAHRLGESILTIKCDAKEHYLFTGDTQGYVKIWDIKDYSISKKMSNREKKARIELLKRKFTFFRVENYDAKIQAYTVPEHLKNVFAGRPPPSASDPEKTLRYPPLLNSFQAHTRSIHSVDYVSDREILITASADCSVRVWTINGQYIGTFGGGNWHPLPKVVNDSYFLSQVPIDIRRSGSARTLKVIHGGKTPMWEGALDILKQRGMQRLQQQFDHLQPSKERKTPDVAVRASSSFETSNILGKSYKRTTRHRMAPKIPRFIETPGSVAVYHTLPFVDLTPIDVNNSDLRELKQRRAENFALSRLRGQQVRKQEVPAILTLYNKIAAKSKPTPRKKLPPANRIKKIAERYQGPLLAPGTEERQQQQQIQQQQQQQQQQHPQFLKKVNSTSKKPADNDDETLSNEESSVHAQDSSRAGAHVEFADDTKEDDDYLAVEAPMSSAASVNSQIFASKTEVRLPSITE, from the exons ATGTACGACAGGAGAAAATCACGTTTTGCTGGTTCCGTTGGTTTTAATCAGACTACGGGCGGCGGTGGAGATGTTCCAAAAAATCCGCAGTTCCATCAAATACAACAGCGTCGTTTAAGTCGAGCCCCTCCCGGATTCGGGCGTGGAAACCTTGCCAATTTACTCAAGGCTAGGGACCAGATCCTAACACCTGAGCAAGAAGAGACTCTCGATGACGAAGAGCTTTTTAGTAGATTGCAGAAAATATTTGACGCCAAACAAGAAGAGGCACAAACTGGTCTCACTATTGACGAGTTTAAAGACGCTATGCGCAAAACTGTCGGCCGTCACAGCACACAAGATGAAATCGAATTGTTGTTTATGAAAGTAGATGCTAACTGTGATCGCGTTGTCGACTGGGATGAATATGTTACATATAACTTAATTGAGTATAAAGAAAAGACGTTCATGATTGAGATGTTACGAGAAAAACCGTTCCCAAACGAGATCCGCGATATTGAAAGCCGACACAGAGACCTTATCGTTAAAATTCTCTTTTACCCGACATTGAGAAAATCTGGATCTGTTTCCGGCAGCATAGATCCTAAGGCCGGAAAGTATATGACTCTTAGCAAAGAAGGCGTGCTGGGTGTTTGGAGCATGGGAATGAGAAACTTAAAATACTACAACGCCAACCATTACCAAAAGAGGAACACCCAGCCATGGTTCACCGACATGGTCGCGATGTACAACGTAAACATGCTGGCGCTGACGTCCACCGAGCGGGACATAACGATGTTTGACATGAGCGGGAAGAAGTTCTCCATGCGATACTTCCTGACCGGGTTCGATAGCTGCATCACGGCCATGGACTATTGGGTTGACCATCGGGACCTCAACAACGCCGTCTTGATGCTTGGGGACCAGTCAG GTAGCGTGTACTGTTTAAAGTTCAACGCCTCACTACGCGGGGGTCTGTTCGGTCCAGTCAGCGGCAAAAAGAACACGTGCAAGCGCGTCAGCTTCCCGGAAGTAATACGGGGTTTCTCACTTGGCGTCAAGGTGCAGAAATTTGCGGACATTCACAACGACTGGGTGAACAAAGTACTCTACCTCCCGATGGTCAACGGCTTCTTGTCGTCATGTCAGGACGCACAGACGGCGCTCTACTTCGGCGATTTGGTCGGGAAAAAGACGCCCGTGTATTTCAAGGTCAATAAAGGCGTGCTCAGTTTTGACTATTCGCAGGCGCTGAATATCATAGTAACGGGGGGTATGGACTACTTCCTGCGCGTCTGGAACCCCTACGTAAACAACAAGGCGATCGTGTTGCTCAAGGGACACACGAAGCCGGTAAACCACGTGATTATTAATGACAGCAAGAATCAGGTAATCAGTATCGACAAGGGCCGCTCCATGCGCGTATATGACCTTCGTGACCAGACCTGCCTTCAGCAAATCAGCGGCCGCATGATCAATTTCGATCCTTTCCCAATCTCCGCCGTTTACTTTAACCCTGCGATGCGGACGACGCTCCTGGCGGCGAATACAATCGCCATGCTAGAGAAACGCGAGGAGGAAGACAACTGCACAGAGACGGTGTCCCACATCAAGCCGGTGGTGGCCGCCCTATACAGCAGCGTGTTCGATTCTACCATCACAGCATGCCAGGAGTCTGTGGTCAGTATATGGGACACTAACACCGGCATCAAGCAGATGCAATTTGTGAACGCTCACTACACCGTGGAACGCGGCGTGGAGATCCCGGTTGAAATCACCGCGCTATGTTTCGACTACAATGGCAGACGGCTGGTCACCGGGGCGCGCAACGGCACTGTGCATGTTTGGAATTTTAACAACGGCTCATTGTTGCAGGCGTTCGCGCTTCCCGACGCGTCCTCAGTTACCGGGATCGTCTCAACTGCTCACAATTTTTACGTTTCTGGTTGGGGGAAACAGGTATACGTCTACATAGACGGAGGCGGGGAGGAAGATCGCAAGGAATGGAAGATGCGACACAAGGAGGACATTCTATGTATAACCCACCTCTCACCAAACATCATCGCCACCGGTGGCTACGACGGCGACGTCTTCATATGGTCACGTGATACAGGGCAGGTGTACTGTCGCCTCAACGCCAACGAGAGTGTCAAACCCGTTAGCGAGCAAATCAAGCGCCATACAACCGTACCAGCGATCGCGGAGAGCGAAGACGACGACGTGGCGAACCTTCCGAGCGAAAATACGGACAAAGATGATGACGGTGATATATCGATGAGGCTTAAGAGAAAAGCGAAAATAACAGGAGTGGTTGCATTGCTTGGTATGGCTAGGCGCTTTAAGGCTCCCACCGAGGCAACACCATCGTCTGACGATGAAGAGACGTGCGAGCATCCGCTGCTGAACGCGCTAGACTCGGAACATTACAGCGCCAAGGCGCCAAACTTGTGCACGAGGAAAGAGTACGATCTACTCTGCAAACACTACGAGTCGGCGgtagaaaaaataatatttctggAGACGCGGGAACCACTACACAAGGATACGGCTATTATCGTCACTGGCGGCGCTGAAGGCTGGATCCGGTTCTGGTCCATGCACCATGATGGCGGCCTTCTGGGACAGTTCAACGCGGCGCACCGCCTTGGCGAAAGCATCTTGACGATCAAGTGCGACGCCAAGGAACATTATCTGTTCACGGGCGATACTCAAGGTTACGTGAAGATATGGGACATCAAAGACTACAGCATATCGAAGAAAATGTCTAACCGAGAAAAGAAGGCAAGAATAGAATTATTGAAACGTAAATTCACATTTTTTCGCGTAGAGAACTACGATGCGAAGATTCAGGCGTACACAGTTCCAGAACATCTGAAAAATGTGTTCGCGGGACGGCCGCCGCCGTCTGCAAGCGATCCCGAAAAGACGCTCCGGTATCCGCCTCTCCTGAACTCCTTTCAGGCGCACACTCGAAGCATTCACAGCGTGGATTATGTGAGCGATCGCGAAATCCTGATTACAGCAAGCGCCGACTGCTCCGTCCGGGTATGGACCATTAACGGGCAGTACATTGGCACGTTTGGGGGAGGCAACTGGCACCCGCTTCCTAAAGTAGTCAACGACAGCTACTTCTTGTCTCAG GTTCCCATCGACATTCGGCGTTCAGGGTCGGCACGGACGCTCAAGGTCATTCACGGCGGCAAGACGCCCATGTGGGAAGGTGCTCTCGACATCCTGAAGCAGCGCGGCATGCAGCGTTTACAGCAACAGTTCGATCACCTGCAGCCGAGTAAGGAGCGGAAGACGCCGGACGTGGCCGTTCGGGCTTCCAGCAGCTTCGAGACTAGCAACATCCTCGGAAAGTCGTACAAGCGCACCACTAGGCACCGCATGGCACCAAAAATACCCCGGTTTATTGAAACACCCGGGTCG GTTGCGGTCTACCACACCCTTCCGTTTGTCGACCTGACTCCAATCGATGTCAACAATTCCGACCTACGGGAGCTCAAACAGCGGAGGGCCGAAAATTTCGCCCTGAGCAGACTGCGCGGACAACAGGTGCGAAAACAGGAAGTTCCCGCTATTCTCACGCTGTACAACAAAATCGCCGCAAAGTCAAAACCAACTCCACGCAAGAAACTACCGCCGGCTAACCGTATAAAGAAAATCGCGGAACGCTACCAGGGTCCCTTGCTAGCACCCGGCACGGAAGAACGGCAACAGCAGCAGCAAattcagcagcagcagcaacaacaacaacaacagcatccaCAGTTCCTAAAGAAAGTCAACTCGACGTCAAAAAAGCCAGCGGACAACGACGATGAAACCCTTTCTAATGAAGAAAGCAGTGTACATGCACAGGATTCGTCGCGCGCTGGAGCACACGTGGAATTCGCAGACGACACTAAAGAAGATGACGATTACCTAGCTGTAGAGGCACCCATGTCGTCTGCAGCGTCCGTAAACAGTCAGATTTTCGCTTCAAAAACGGAAGTCCGCCTACCTTCGATCACGGAGTAA
- the LOC127848574 gene encoding uncharacterized protein LOC127848574 isoform X2: MIMLIEIAFGHRYTSTNRGSLSLPSKSNELPEQFFNTTTTDLGNEKQIKVISPDGALLATITIFEIEGYEVDKPTDRNKCLLSKVSENVTCYDEVPVADIDAIPDNIAAFCKGREVLNLVPTDCNKQADVPSDSTNPGVVKRSVYSTCGRWIINYHTYCWDYCCSQLWTGQCFRYCTICTTTTIWTYHTLSGYEYPF, translated from the exons ATGATTATGCTTATTGAAATAGCATTTGGACATCGGTACACGAGTACAAACCGAGGCTCTCTCAGTTTGCCGTCAAAG TCTAACGAGCTTCCAGAACAGTTCTTTAACACAACCACAACGGACCTTGGTAATGAAAAGCAGATAAAGGTCATTTCACCAGATGGAGCGTTGCTTGCCACAATTACCATTTTTGAAATCGAG gGATACGAAGTTGACAAACCAACGGACAGAAACAAGTGCTTGTTGAGCAAG GTGTCTGAAAACGTCACTTGTTATGACGAAGTGCCCGTGGCGGATATTGACGCGATTCCAGACAACATTGCAGCCTTCTGTAAGGGCAGGGAGGTCCTGAATCTGGTTCCAACTGACTGCAACAAACAGGCGGATGTTCCATCCG ATTCCACCAATCCTGGCGTTGTTAAGAGATCTGTTTACAGCACGTGTGGACGGTGGATCATCAACTACCACACTTACTGTTGGGACTACTGCTGCAGCCAGCTTTGGACTGGTCAATGTTTCCGATATTGTACGATCTGCACTACAACCACAATATGGACATACCATACTCTCTCTGGGTACGAATACCCCTTTTAG
- the LOC127848574 gene encoding uncharacterized protein LOC127848574 isoform X1, with the protein MHLCKVKAVLAFFLAISCVMGESHHDSNELPEQFFNTTTTDLGNEKQIKVISPDGALLATITIFEIEGYEVDKPTDRNKCLLSKVSENVTCYDEVPVADIDAIPDNIAAFCKGREVLNLVPTDCNKQADVPSDSTNPGVVKRSVYSTCGRWIINYHTYCWDYCCSQLWTGQCFRYCTICTTTTIWTYHTLSGYEYPF; encoded by the exons ATGCATCTTTGCAAAGTTAAGGCAGTGCTTGCGTTTTTCTTGGCGATTAGCTGTGTGATGGGTGAATCCCACCATGAT TCTAACGAGCTTCCAGAACAGTTCTTTAACACAACCACAACGGACCTTGGTAATGAAAAGCAGATAAAGGTCATTTCACCAGATGGAGCGTTGCTTGCCACAATTACCATTTTTGAAATCGAG gGATACGAAGTTGACAAACCAACGGACAGAAACAAGTGCTTGTTGAGCAAG GTGTCTGAAAACGTCACTTGTTATGACGAAGTGCCCGTGGCGGATATTGACGCGATTCCAGACAACATTGCAGCCTTCTGTAAGGGCAGGGAGGTCCTGAATCTGGTTCCAACTGACTGCAACAAACAGGCGGATGTTCCATCCG ATTCCACCAATCCTGGCGTTGTTAAGAGATCTGTTTACAGCACGTGTGGACGGTGGATCATCAACTACCACACTTACTGTTGGGACTACTGCTGCAGCCAGCTTTGGACTGGTCAATGTTTCCGATATTGTACGATCTGCACTACAACCACAATATGGACATACCATACTCTCTCTGGGTACGAATACCCCTTTTAG
- the LOC127848574 gene encoding uncharacterized protein LOC127848574 isoform X3, protein MHLCKVKAVLAFFLAISCVMGESHHDSNELPEQFFNTTTTDLGNEKQIKVISPDGALLATITIFEIEGYEVDKPTDRNKCLLSKVSENVTCYDEVPVADIDAIPDNIAAFCKGREVLNLVPTDCNKQADVPSGMCMCTQHIRLETTNGFHQSWRC, encoded by the exons ATGCATCTTTGCAAAGTTAAGGCAGTGCTTGCGTTTTTCTTGGCGATTAGCTGTGTGATGGGTGAATCCCACCATGAT TCTAACGAGCTTCCAGAACAGTTCTTTAACACAACCACAACGGACCTTGGTAATGAAAAGCAGATAAAGGTCATTTCACCAGATGGAGCGTTGCTTGCCACAATTACCATTTTTGAAATCGAG gGATACGAAGTTGACAAACCAACGGACAGAAACAAGTGCTTGTTGAGCAAG GTGTCTGAAAACGTCACTTGTTATGACGAAGTGCCCGTGGCGGATATTGACGCGATTCCAGACAACATTGCAGCCTTCTGTAAGGGCAGGGAGGTCCTGAATCTGGTTCCAACTGACTGCAACAAACAGGCGGATGTTCCATCCGGTATGTGTATGTGTACACAACATATACGTCTGGAAACAACCAATGG ATTCCACCAATCCTGGCGTTGTTAA
- the LOC127848574 gene encoding uncharacterized protein LOC127848574 isoform X4 — protein sequence MHLCKVKAVLAFFLAISCVMGESHHDSNELPEQFFNTTTTDLGNEKQIKVISPDGALLATITIFEIEGYEVDKPTDRNKCLLSKVSENVTCYDEVPVADIDAIPDNIAAFCKGREVLNLVPTDCNKQADVPSGMCMCTQHIRLETTNG from the exons ATGCATCTTTGCAAAGTTAAGGCAGTGCTTGCGTTTTTCTTGGCGATTAGCTGTGTGATGGGTGAATCCCACCATGAT TCTAACGAGCTTCCAGAACAGTTCTTTAACACAACCACAACGGACCTTGGTAATGAAAAGCAGATAAAGGTCATTTCACCAGATGGAGCGTTGCTTGCCACAATTACCATTTTTGAAATCGAG gGATACGAAGTTGACAAACCAACGGACAGAAACAAGTGCTTGTTGAGCAAG GTGTCTGAAAACGTCACTTGTTATGACGAAGTGCCCGTGGCGGATATTGACGCGATTCCAGACAACATTGCAGCCTTCTGTAAGGGCAGGGAGGTCCTGAATCTGGTTCCAACTGACTGCAACAAACAGGCGGATGTTCCATCCGGTATGTGTATGTGTACACAACATATACGTCTGGAAACAACCAATGGGTAA